AGGAGATCTTATCATCTTTTAAACATAAATTTGTATTTAAGaaatttatttctttatctataatattacttaaataattatatataaaacaattCATATagttatttatatgtaacCACGTTTCATTGAATGCTTTACTTCTATATAAAATTGAAGTAatttcatcatcattatttatatttaataattcttcctcttcatatatatatctattttCCCTTTGtctatttattttcttattctCACTAATACATTCTAAATCGTTtcttaattttaatatagGAGTAATAATAGAAGTggtacatatattaaaatcaGTATAGATCCTTTCATTTCTATTATTCCaacttattttttttttttttattatttcacAGTTTTTTTCTTTGCTTAACCAACATGAACTAGTAACACGAAGAATGTTCTCGTTCTCCTCATATCTTGAGCttaacataattatataaaaataaaacaacCAACTTTgttatatagaaaaaattatgtgACAACCTAGAGGGgcacacacatatataataaatatatatatatatatatatatatatatatatatatatatatgtatatatgtatgattAATGTATTTCTATGTTTGTTCTATTTCTTTAGCTCTTTTAGAAAAGCCAATTTATAGCACATgataacatatatatatatatatatatatatgtatatatattttttttttttatcgttttaataaacaatatatatcttattattataaaaggaaaaatatgcgttgcaatatttatatatcttatttatgatttaaaaaatatattcagAAATAGCTCTTTCCCAAAAATTAAGAGactaaatataaacatacaCTCCcatatgtaatatatttaaaaaaaaaagaaaaaaaaaattaaaatgtataaattaGCTTAAGGTTTGGGAAGGATAGTtacaagaaaaaataaataaaacattagtgtaattttttatttttaaacatttatataatgtttaaataaataaatagataaataaataaatatattatatatatattatatatatatatattatatatatattatatatatatatattatttttttttttatttatttatttatttatatatttatgtggTGTGCCCGTGGTCCTTGCTCATCGCTTCTCTAAGGTGATCTCCCTCTTTTCATTGTGTATTACAAACTTCTTGTGttcattataaaaatttgtaAGGTGTTTATGTATATCTTGAAAATTATCGAAAtgataataagaataagaatataagaatttaatttttttatttacatatttaaataatttttcttcttgCATGATTTGAACAATTTTAGtagtaatattattttttttacataatttttctttatataattgaattttatgaatttcttttttgaaAATTTGTTTACTCTCATACAAGCATCGAAGtattaattcttttaagtttaatatttttgttacATCTGTaattacattatataaaacatttttttctcttattaattcatcattttcaattattttattaaatatattattaattgtATTTAATACATTTGTTTGTGGAATATTAAATCTATTTAAAGAATctgatatatataataaattataacaaaattctttattattaatacttttattatatatacgatgtaaataacaatatccatatataatttctataattatatatattacattatcATTAACCTTCTTAATACAACAAATGTGTTCCTTAGgtatcttcattttttttataacacATTTTAACCACCATGGTTCATAACCttctatatataagttCATATCATTGTTCTTTATGAATGAGAAAAATTgtttcttttctttttcatttaaattctctaattttatttcatctTTTAAAGCTAGCTCAGTTAACACTTTATATCGTTTATTGCTTATGTACCATTTTTTTAGGTGCCCACAATCTTTCATcgattttatattatcatcattataattatcatcattataattatcatcattataattatcatcattatcatcatcattatcaccatcatcattatcaccatcattatcatcatcatcattatcatcatcattatcatcatcattatcaccatcatcattatcatcatcattatcaccatcattatcatcatcatcatcattcTTGCCTTGTTTCTTTTCAGGGGACTTATACCCATTTATCCCATTAAAATTGAAGCTCTCATTCTTATGATCAGCCTCATCTTGTAAGTTATAAAATTTCTTCAACTTGAATTTAAATTCCTTTATATCAAAATCTGTCAATTcgttattttttatattttcattcaCCTGGTTATCTAAAAAGGTTTTAACACAAGATGAATTATGTAACTTATAACATTCAACACTACAATATACTATTTCACAAGAAGGACAGACATATTGAAAcgttttatttttacatacTTCACATGTTTTTCTCATTGTTCttaaaatttttcttttatcaTACCCTATATAAACATGttaccaaaaaaaaaaaaaaaaaaaaaaaaaaaaaaaaaaaaaaaaaaaaaattaaaagaactgaaattatatatatatatatatatatttatttatttataatttacaaAATGCTCATGTCaaatatacttatatatatatatatatatatatatatatatatatatattatttatttatttatttatttatcaCAATCTTAACGTTTCAtatcatacatataaacatatatttatataaaaaaatatatttttataaacataatttcttcttttcCTTTCTACATTAAAAtggatatatttttattttattcaatattttttaacaatgcaaatataaaaatatacttatacaatatatacatatatatatatatatatatatatatataatatgtacatattttttaatattcataaaataaatgaaaaataaaaaaatataaataatatatatacaatattatatattttatattacgTGGTGCTTATTTTTCAATGACATATATAGAATTAAGAATATTAATCCCgcattaaatatatatatatgtacatattattatatgtacatattatatgtattattattttattatatataattcagAAGGAAcctttatataaataaaggtacaaacatataaacaaaacatgaattatatatatatatatatatatattttaatatttttatatttatcattaaaaaaaaaaaaaaaaaaatttcgTCTTTAGGAAATTTTaagtttttatatattaatagttttttttaataatcatgcagaaattttaatttattatgtcCACATTTGCAACattaaaaaggaaaatatacatatatatatatatatatatatatatatatatacttttttttttttatatgtcattcttttttatcttattagtctttatgaaaaataatttaagaTCATGTCGTATGCCCTATAATTTGGTTCCTTCAggtcatttttttttttcttcattttttcccctcctcttttctttttaccAAGCTTATGTTTGGGTATAATAAATGGTAAGAATgtcattaaaaaaagacacaacaaaataaaagaattaggaaaattaaatgaaaaaatacTAGTAGATGAAAAGAACATATAAGGCTCTATTTGAATTATGTTGAACCTCTTTGTTTTATCATACATTAGTAAAAcgaataaattataaacataagaacaaaatgataaaagaaaataagaagacgtaaaggaaaaaacaaaattcTGTAATTTGGTAGCTggaaatatattacttatcattaaaaaaaagataaaaatagatattactattaaaataattacaCATAAAATGTGTTCAATCAAATAATTCTCTATCCaattatgtaaatatataaatacacTAGGTCGAAATAATAAgtgatatataatattgcCCAATAAAATAGAATGAGAAAACACTATAAAAATCCAACCTATAGGCtccttttttattcttcCAAAATctaaaaagtatatatcCTGACAAGAATTCATTGAtattgtataaaaataaaatgtcaaaaatatacaaaGTAATACACATAATACAGGtggaaataataataatgtactttttaataatacaaaaaacataaataatgtaGATATTTTTGGTATAAAATCCTTTGCTACAAGTTTTCCTATTCTATATCcatcatataatattctaatacaaaaaagatacatgaaaaatattaataatattaataatatattattatatatatatggtattttattttctccTTTAGATATTATTTccatattttcattatcatatctataattatttaaatacGTTAAcatattcctttttatatcatttcgaatgttatttatatttaatatatcgGGCAATccttttattaatttatcatCATCTACCTCCAAttttgaataaataaaatcatccttattcattttattcCATAAAATCCTTTCTacatttgtattattatcatcattatttttacttttataatCAAACGTATTCCTATTTTCTCTATCTATACCTTTTAAAGCAGACAAAGCCAAATcgatatttatattctttggctctttaaataaataactCCTGCTGATCTTCAAATCACTCATACTTACATGATGGCTCCCttttaaaatgttataCATAGGTAACATATTgttaaaagaaaataagGAATCCATACCATAAACTTTGTAAATCCTAGACCATAAAAGAATTGTTATTATGCCTAATAAGGTCCCTCTTAAATAACATATTCTCATTTTGTTAATACAAATTGGAACAagacaaaaatataaccaaaaatgaataatcaaatttatattttacaaaatatataatttgaacaaaacaaaaaaaaacaacaCGAAGGATAAGAAGGAGGAATTATTTTCACGTATTAAAGATGATACAAACAAaacaacaacaaaaaaaaaaaaaaaaaaaaaaaaaaaaaaaaaaaaaaaaaaaaaaaaaaaaaaaaaaaaaaaaaattaaaataaaaaaaaaaaaaaaaaaaaaaaaatttttttttttaatatttatatatataattatatatttttttattatatataaataaatataattattNNNNNNNNNNNNNNNNNNNNNNNNNNNNNNNNNNNNNNNNNNNNNNNNNNNNNNNNNNNNNNNNNNNNNNNNNNNNNNNNNNNNNNNNNNNNNNNNNNNNNNNNNNNNNNNNNNNNNNNNNNNNNNNNNNNNNNNNNNNNNNNNNNNNNNNNNNNNNNNNNNNNNNNNNNNNNNNNNNNNNNNNNNNNNNNNNNNNNNNNNNNNNNNNNNNNNNNNNNNNNNNNNNNNNaataaaaaataaaaaataatttaaatgcCTAAGcacaaaaataaaaacagatattatatatatatatatatatatatatatatatatatatttatatttatatatatatatatatatatatattttttgacagtgtgaaaaaaaaaaaaaaattcctTGAAATAGTacttctttatatataattaatatatatatatatatatgtacacatatacgctttttcattattatacCCTTActatcatataaaataccGAATTATTAcacatttttaattatgacctaattcattataaattttattttcttatattttattgaagaaggaaatttatatttatggtggaaaaaattatataaatgtaaaatatcatttaaaaaaaaaaaaaaaaaaaataataataataatatatatatatatatataattttattaacaaaattattaaaaataaaaaaaaatatatatattaaaaatatcaaaTTATGATCAaggtaaatatatatataataaagacacacaaatatattatatgcatatattgtaaaaatataaaaaaatatattcatatgtaaaataaaCTAAAAATAAGGtctacatatatatatatatatatatatatatatatatatatatatatttatttatttataaatttttttttattcatcCTTTGTTTTTGTgtctatttttttcctgCGGAAAAGTGATCCAATtacttttaaaaatatatatataatttgtaagaaccataataaaaataatatatatactattGTATGCATTACGACCTTTGTTTTACTCTTGCATTCTAATGTTGCAAATTCATCAAGAATGATATGTAAATCTTTTGTtttagtatatatattatttttattattaaaaactTGATTAGCTACTAAGATTTCTACACCATCTGAATCATTTACAGATGtcttaatttttatttcattatcattcacatatgtaatattaaCTGAACcgaaattattaaatgaatatattttattcaaCTCAAATGGACTTACCTTacttaatatatttgttagaaaaaatataacatatttatttatataactaAAAATGTTCTCCTGATTTACGCTACTACTTGTAACCTCTATTACACTTTCTTCCTTTCCTATTATACTACCGAAGTGAACATCCCCacttaaaaataatagacCTTTTGGTTtcgttttttttattagtTCCCTTAAACGTCTCAAAGAGTAAGGCATCAAACCCCAATTCTCGTTAATTATGTGATTAGAAAATATCTGAAAAGtggaagaaaaaattatcgTATGTATGAAAAATTGTGAAATGTTCATGTAAAATTGTGAAATGTTCATGCAAAATTGTGAAATGTTCATGTAAAATTGTGAAATATTGATGTAAAATTGTGAAATAttgatataaaattatgaacGGTTAAGGTAAAATATTGTAAGGACAATAAAacagaaaaaataaaaataaaataataacatgtAACATTtaacatttattttatataataataccaaattaaaaaatattcggacaggatatataatatatatatatatatatatatatatatatatgtttctttttttttttttttttttttttttttttgtaccTGGGTGGAggatataattatatggGCACGAGCATTCGAATTGGTCAACTCCTTTTCTAACCATTTCCATTGTTCATTTCCTAGAATATCATTTTTACTATTACAACATAATCCAAAAATGGATGAATGGAAACGCGacaaaaaggaaataaacatatgaaaaaaaagatcTCTATATGAATCTGGGGCATAGAAAGGATAAGgatctttattatatctgGTATCtaacataataattttaacttggtttttttcattatctggatctatatataatttggatatatatgcaccatttcttttatatctgacatcatttttatctaCATTTAAATAGTCTAggtatttttttttactttcttttttatatttatataatcgATCAccattatttttgttataatcATGATCATCATAAATACCATCAATTTTAAACTTCTTTTTTAGCTTCATATAAAATGGGTCTttcttaatatatgtataagCATCATCtaaacattttatttcGCTACATTCTGTATAAAAGTAATCACCTATCCACAGCATAAGCTGGGGTTTCCTTTTCTCTATtgaatttaataaattattatttacttTCCCTTTTTGGTAGTTACAACTAAGGAATACAAAATTCGTTAGCTTCTCGTTAATTACTTGATCGCCTTGGCATCGGccatatttaataaaaataaaaaaagcAAAAACTAATTTTATACAAGTGTTCATtgttcaaaaaaataaataaataaaaatataaataaataaataaatatatatatatatatatatatatatatgtattaatgcgcacacaaaaaataacaatataaaatattaattaaataatataatatatatatatatatatttcaataggtaattttaaaataaaaaaataaaatatgatatatcCTTAGAACACTATAAATAggaattattttttttattaaacaACTTTTTTAAAGTGTTAAATAAGGtgatgaaataaaaaaaaaaactaaaaataaataaatcataaaaaaataacaaaacaTAGGCATAcataaaaacatattatatatttacatgAAATATGATAGATTAActaaatgtttttatattagtagtaatatatgaagccttatcaatataaatataaatataatatatatatatatatatatgtacgTATGTATTTACTgctttttattatataacaaatataattctattaaaatgtttttaatcaccacttttataatatattttttattcatataaaacaataatacatttatgaatacgattatatatatatatatatatacataataatatatatcatatgCCTATACATAAAAAGGAATGCTTTAgagaatattatttaaaaattaaatgaaaaaataataacacatacaaatatacattatatatatatataatatatatattataaaattcctatttatataagtgtaaaattaaagaaaaatacgagaaaaaaaaaaaaaaaagaaaaaaagaggGAAGtaaagaaatgaaaaaatcTCGTTTTAAATAGAAGGAAGTATCAAATTAGTTAGacttatataaaataataataaaaaaaagatagataaataaataaataaataaatatatatatatatatatatatatatatatataattgtagtacaattaataaataaaatttttttttttttttttaataccatattatattattactcTAGTATGATGAACCATTTttactattaatataaaaaaaaaaaaaaaaaaaaattattttccttttacACATTAATAAACTAAAGCATATTTAAGggaaataaataaataaatatacatatatatatatatgtgtgtataaatatatttttcttaaaattttctttttttttcatattttcctattgtcatattatatatataaacatttcTAGATGAATAACACGaaacaaattaaattatatatttatttcttatttttttgttttctttttaaaataaggtatattcatttgtatacatgtttattatatatattatatatatatataacagCAGGAATactacaaaaaaataaaaaataaaataaaggtaaatattatatcatatatatatataaatgaaaaaagggtatacataaattaaatatacacataaataaatatattctataatgcatatatatatatatataatggtctttttttttattttttttttaaagattAATATTCATAGATTAGCATGTGACCTTTTGATTAAATATACGTTTGGGCATTATATCATGCGATAcaccatatatatataatatatatatatgtatgtataataaatttatgtgcaatttatatatattacttctcttttttttttttttttttattatattaaaatatattatttaaaaaaaatttaagGAAACACTATTTTCTTATACTTTATCAAATTAACAAATTCACActattacattttttttttcttttatatgtaaaataatatagaattaaaggaaagatgaaaaaaaatgaaaaaaaaaaaaaaaaaaaggaaggAAGGAATTAAGTAAAGGATGATTAAGAATTATAAATCATTTCCTTTCtgtaaaataaataaaaaaatagaaatattataataattaagatttacaaaaaaaaagaaaaaaaaaaaaaaaaaaaaaaagattattttaaaatatattattatatatatgttttttttatttttttattatattacaatattattaaatatattatgaaactactattttttatgtgcatttttttttttaaggccataatgtaatataatttttattattatttgtatataccttattatgtattgaataaatattttttcagTGATATTATCTCAAAAAGattactatatataatataatataattatatataatatatatatatattatatatatatatatttatactgatataaaattatatactaatattacattaattatgaaatgtattaatatataaacatataaaacATTCTTTTCAAATTTCACTCATTCtagaaaaaataagattttttttttttttttttttttttattttatcaacttataattttttctgtaactttttcttttcttttcttttctttccTTTTCATATAGattgattttttttcatatattcttaattctaatattttaatattatgtataatataaatgatatgTGAAATgatcatataattatatatatatatatcttcctttttttttttttttttttttttttttttttttttatttttattttttttttttttattttttttatttttttttttttttttttttttaaatttttttttaaatttttttttttttttttttttatttttttttttttttttttttttttttttttttttttttttttttatgttctcattttatttatcaAGTCCGATTTATGTATTCTTCTGATTTTGTATaacattattttaaaaaattttagaTGTTTGTATAGAATGAATATCTTTATTTCATAtgtacaaatatatttaaaaaaataataaaaaaaaaaaaaaaaaaaaaaatgagtAATTACCAAAATTTGAAGTGCTCTGAATTGAAAGATTTATTAGCCAAAAGAGGGTTGCCATCACATGGgaaaaaagtaatatataatatgttatattatacatatgtatatattatatatatatattaaatattatgatgtacatatatattatatatatatataatatatataatatataaatattttatatataatattattacgTTTCTCtaattttgtaaaatatatattattattttttttcaaagcgtatgtatatttaatcaaaaatttatgttgcataaatgaaaatgtaattatattaaatacaaaaaaacaatttGTTGTTGTACAATTATAATAGAaggatatattatatattatatataatatatatatatatattttttttttattttttattttaaagtGCTTACagttttatattttcgcattagataatttaaaatatttctttttttttttaattatgtAGAATGAATTATTAGAAAGATTATTAAAACATGAAGAAAAGGACAATATAAATTCTTTATcttcatcatatatattagataattcaaatattaataacgacgataataaaaataataatttttcatttcaaAACAACGCAAGTAATAATAGTTTAAAACTTCAATCATCAAGCaatttaatatttgaaaaaaaaactgTAGGTTCATTTGGAAAAgttgatgataataataaaaaaacaataccttcagtaaataataaagaagattcaaataataaaattggtttaaataaaatgaaaaattatataagaaatatcTTAACTATTAATTCCAATAGTCCAAATTCTACTTATGATAAAAGCAAAGGTACTAAtgataacaaaaataatcCAAACAAAGATACAAATGATCAAAAAAGTAAAATTGTTATTCAAGAAATAACATTCAACGATGTATCTTCATCAAGTCAAAATACGCTACAAAGAAATATCATATCAACAggttaaaaaataaagaaatatgcCAAAATATTCTTCTTGAGCctgaaattttttttttttataaatatatccctttttattcttgacatatatatatatatgtatattttaaaatttttctctttttaaTAGATGACAATGATTCTTATTTATCTGAGGAAAAAAAGAGAGAATTAAGACGAAAACGATTTGGTAAAATTTTATGTTCAATAGGAAATTatattcaatatttttatatacatatatatatatatatatatatatatatatatatatatatatatacatatatatttatttatatatatacatatatatttatttatatatatattttttttttttttcattttaatatttaatagGTGTTGTAAATACCGATGATGCACTTGAATCAAGAGCCAAAAggtaaataaataaaataattagggggtcatttttttttttttttttttttaattatatagttgtaatatatttgtaaatagttttaatatgtttattcttttttctttttttttttttttttatgtagATTTAGTATAGTAACACATAAAATGGAGGAAGAgaataaaaggaaaagagCTGAGCGCTTTGGATTGAACGTGgtaataaattattaattcatttttataaataaatatatatatatatatgtatgtatgtatgtatatattttatattgttttatttttatagattaaaatgaatgactttgaaaagaaaaagaaaagagCTGAACGATTTGGATTACTACAAgatgtaataataaaatagaattttttaaaattgtATGTGTCTAATATGtaatatcatatttattaatatcttgttttactttttttatttattttatagaGTGAAAAGTTAAAAGCAAGGGCTCTTAGATTTGGGATAACACaatgaaaaaagaagaCATCGAAGTAATAGTAACAATGTATTTGATTGAGGGACACCAAAAAAAGCAATACAATTAATTCGAATAATATGAAACTAAGgtacacatatattaacagaggggaaatataatataaaatttattattaacatacattaatattgaaagataaaatttatatactttatattaagtatatatacctatgtatatatttatggtTAGTTGTattgttcttttttcttaacgtttaaaattataaaaaatttcaaTTATTCAAcgaatatatttatttcacatttttatgaaatCCTCAATTTTATCTTGTTaagtttatatatatatatatatatattattatatagatgttataataaatgtcCATATTAAAGAAgattttatttattattaaatttttttttttatataatgattttatagttataaaaaaatgtaagTGCATCaacttattatttttctttttaataattatgtgTTTGTTGcaaatattacatttaaaattttatgttatttatttatatttatttatttatatttattgtattatttatattttttcttttttatatatttcattttttaaaaatattactCTATATGcattttatatcattactttttttttttttttttttttttttttttttttatcacttttaaataaaaaaaaatatttttttttttgaatatttaaatttttaaaaaaaaaaaaaaaaaaaaaaaaaaaaaaaaaaagaaaagaaaagaaaagaaaagaaaaatagatataataaaattaaatataataaaNNNNNNNNNN
Above is a genomic segment from Plasmodium reichenowi strain SY57 chromosome 9, whole genome shotgun sequence containing:
- a CDS encoding hypothetical protein (conserved Plasmodium protein, unknown function); this encodes MRKTCEVCKNKTFQYVCPSCEIVYCSVECYKLHNSSCVKTFLDNQVNENIKNNELTDFDIKEFKFKLKKFYNLQDEADHKNESFNFNGINGYKSPEKKQGKNDDDDDNDGDNDDDNDDGDNDDDNDDDNDDDDNDGDNDDGDNDDDNDDNYNDDNYNDDNYNDDNIKSMKDCGHLKKWYISNKRYKVLTELALKDEIKLENLNEKEKKQFFSFIKNNDMNLYIEGYEPWWLKCVIKKMKIPKEHICCIKKVNDNVIYIIIEIIYGYCYLHRIYNKSINNKEFCYNLLYISDSLNRFNIPQTNVLNTINNIFNKIIENDELIREKNVLYNVITDVTKILNLKELILRCLYESKQIFKKEIHKIQLYKEKLCKKNNITTKIVQIMQEEKLFKYVNKKIKFLYSYSYYHFDNFQDIHKHLTNFYNEHKKFVIHNEKREITLEKR
- a CDS encoding putative membrane protein (conserved Plasmodium membrane protein, unknown function), encoding MRICYLRGTLLGIITILLWSRIYKVYGMDSLFSFNNMLPMYNILKGSHHVSMSDLKISRSYLFKEPKNINIDLALSALKGIDRENRNTFDYKSKNNDDNNTNVERILWNKMNKDDFIYSKLEVDDDKLIKGLPDILNINNIRNDIKRNMLTYLNNYRYDNENMEIISKGENKIPYIYNNILLILLIFFMYLFCIRILYDGYRIGKLVAKDFIPKISTLFMFFVLLKSTLLLFPPVLCVLLCIFLTFYFYTISMNSCQDIYFLDFGRIKKEPIGWIFIVFSHSILLGNIIYHLLFRPSVFIYLHNWIENYLIEHILCVIILIVISIFIFFLMISNIFPATKLQNFVFSFTSSYFLLSFCSYVYNLFVLLMYDKTKRFNIIQIEPYMFFSSTSIFSFNFPNSFILLCLFLMTFLPFIIPKHKLGKKKRGGEKMKKKKNDLKEPNYRAYDMILNYFS
- a CDS encoding hypothetical protein (conserved Plasmodium protein, unknown function) yields the protein MNTCIKLVFAFFIFIKYGRCQGDQVINEKLTNFVFLSCNYQKGKVNNNLLNSIEKRKPQLMLWIGDYFYTECSEIKCLDDAYTYIKKDPFYMKLKKKFKIDGIYDDHDYNKNNGDRLYKYKKESKKKYLDYLNVDKNDVRYKRNGAYISKLYIDPDNEKNQVKIIMLDTRYNKDPYPFYAPDSYRDLFFHMFISFLSRFHSSIFGLCCNSKNDILGNEQWKWLEKELTNSNARAHIIISSTQIFSNHIINENWGLMPYSLRRLRELIKKTKPKGLLFLSGDVHFGSIIGKEESVIEVTSSSVNQENIFSYINKYVIFFLTNILSKVSPFELNKIYSFNNFGSVNITYVNDNEIKIKTSVNDSDGVEILVANQVFNNKNNIYTKTKDLHIILDEFATLECKSKTKVVMHTIVYILFLLWFLQIIYIFLKVIGSLFRRKKIDTKTKDE
- a CDS encoding hypothetical protein (conserved Plasmodium protein, unknown function) → MSNYQNLKCSELKDLLAKRGLPSHGKKNELLERLLKHEEKDNINSLSSSYILDNSNINNDDNKNNNFSFQNNASNNSLKLQSSSNLIFEKKTVGSFGKVDDNNKKTIPSVNNKEDSNNKIGLNKMKNYIRNILTINSNSPNSTYDKSKGTNDNKNNPNKDTNDQKSKIVIQEITFNDVSSSSQNTLQRNIISTDDNDSYLSEEKKRELRRKRFVYIHIYLFIYIFFFLFSIVTHKMEEENKRKRAERFGLNVIKMNDFEKKKKRAERFGLLQDSEKLKARALRFGITQ